In one Rutidosis leptorrhynchoides isolate AG116_Rl617_1_P2 chromosome 8, CSIRO_AGI_Rlap_v1, whole genome shotgun sequence genomic region, the following are encoded:
- the LOC139863883 gene encoding uncharacterized mitochondrial protein AtMg00300-like, with translation MSVMKNFRSYRGKRKLISVDQLDEEGNVVTFENQQCKVVKGSCGVVRRHEMGTLYIVELFDEATMVATIDVGVESTLWHQILGHTSEKGMKVLVSSRRILDLKNMELGFCEPCVYGKQKKVTFEELRNAPKLEKLELVHTDVFGMCLV, from the exons ATGAGCGTGATGAAGAATTTTCGGTCATATCGAGGTAAG AGGAAGCTTATCTCGGTCGATCAATTAGATGAGGAAGGTAATGTAGTTACTTTCGAAAATCAACAATGTAAGGTGGTTAAAGGTAGTTGTGGCGTGGTTCGTAGACATGAAATGGGAACTCTTTATATAGTTGAGCTGTTTGATGAAGCCACAATGGTTGCTACGATTGATGTTGGGGTCGAATCTACTCTATGGCACCAAATACTCGGGCATActagtgagaagggtatgaaggtgCTTGTTTCCAGTAGGAGAATTCTGGATTTGAAAAATATGGAACTTGGATTTTGTGAGCCATGcgtttatgggaagcaaaagaaagtGACTTTTGAGGAATTGCGGAATGCGCCCAAGTTAGAGAAATTAGAgctagttcatacggatgtgtttggtatGTGTTTGGTCTAA